Proteins encoded by one window of Leopardus geoffroyi isolate Oge1 chromosome X, O.geoffroyi_Oge1_pat1.0, whole genome shotgun sequence:
- the PJA1 gene encoding E3 ubiquitin-protein ligase Praja-1 isoform X1, which produces MSHQERISSQRKTTSEVPMHRSAPSQTTKRSRSPFSTTRRSWEDSESSGTSLNVDNEDYSRYPPREYRASGSRRGMAYGHVDSFGADDSEEEGAGPVDRVPVRGKTGKFKDEKPYDPEKGARALAGVPPQFSSFNRDVREELDKVDPAPVVRRSASRAEFLQPNSMAPQMSAEGKVATTGDSLERERREQNLPAHPIRAPVSICGGGENTPKSVEEPVVRPKIRNLASPNCVKPKIFFDTDDDDDMPHSTSRWRDSANADEGHANGRGRRGRVESLSGFSEPKYPEEKRDARNDQVKPEKVPRRRRTMADPDFWTYSDDYYKYYEEDSDSDKEWTAALRRKYRGREQNLSSSGESWETLPGKEEHEPDQVKVNSSAGASPSASASANSSSSNELEEVRGPPLQEEEQASPEEGEVPWLQYNENETSSEGDNDSGQEFLQPGVFMLDGNNNLEDDSSVSEDLEVDWSLFDGFADGLGVAEAISYVDPQFLTYMALEERLAQAMETALAHLESLAVDVEVANPPASKESIDTLPEILVTEDHSAVGQEMCCPICCSEYVKGEVATELPCHHYFHKPCVSIWLQKSGTCPVCRCMFPPPL; this is translated from the coding sequence ATGAGCCACCAGGAAAGGATTTCCAGCCAGAGAAAGACGACATCTGAAGTCCCAATGCACAGATCAGCCCCCAGTCAAACCACCAAGAGGAGCCGGTCACCATTTTCCACCACTCGTCGTAGTTGGGAAGACAGTGAGAGCTCGGGAACCAGCCTGAATGTTGATAATGAGGACTACTCCAGGTACCCACCGAGAGAGTACAGGGCCTCGGGTAGCAGAAGAGGAATGGCTTATGGACACGTTGACTCTTTCGGGGCAGATGATAgtgaggaggagggggctgggcctgTTGACCGAGTGCCAGTTAGAGGGAAAACTGGCAAGTTTAAAGATGAGAAGCCGTATGACCCAGAGAAAGGGGCAAGAGCTTTGGCTGGGGTGCCCCCACAGTTCTCTAGCTTTAACCGTGATGTGAGAGAGGAGCTTGACAAGGTAGACCCAGCCCCTGTGGTGAGACGCTCTGCTAGCAGAGCAGAGTTCCTGCAGCCAAATAGCATGGCTCCTCAGATGTCCGCTGAAGGCAAGGTGGCAACCACTGGTGACAGcctggagagggagagacgggAGCAGAATTTACCTGCACATCCCATCAGGGCTCCTGTGAGTATTTGTGGTGGTGGGGAAAACACCCCAAAGAGTGTGGAGGAGCCAGTGGTGAGGCCCAAAATCAGAAATCTGGCAAGTCCAAACTGCGTGAAGCCAAAGATATTTTTTGatactgatgatgatgatgatatgcCACACAGTACTTCCAGGTGGAGGGATTCTGCCAATGCTGATGAAGGCCATGCCAATGGCCGAGGCAGAAGAGGCAGAGTCGAGAGTTTAAGTGGCTTCTCTGAGCCAAAGTACCCTGAGGAGAAGAGGGATGCCAGGAATGACCAAGTGAAGCCGGAAAAGGTGCCAAGACGACGACGAACCATGGCCGACCCTGACTTCTGGACGTACAGCGATGATTACTACAAATACTATGAGGAAGACTCTGACAGTGACAAAGAGTGGACTGCTGCTCTGCGTCGGAAGTATCGAGGCCGAGAGCAAAATCTGTCATCCAGTGGCGAAAGCTGGGAGACTCTGCCAGGGAAAGAAGAGCATGAACCTGATCAAGTCAAAGTGAATTCCAGTGCTGGTGCCAGCCCCAGTGCTAGTGCCAGTGCGAACAGCAGTAGCAGCAATGAACTTGAAGAAGTTCGGGGACCACCTCTTCAAGAAGAGGAGCAGGCATCCCCAGAAGAAGGAGAGGTTCCTTGGCTCCAGTACAATGAAAATGAGACCAGCAGCGAGGGGGATAATGATTCTGGTCAGGAGTTTCTGCAGCCAGGAGTATTCATGCTGGATGGAAACAACAACCTTGAAGATGATTCCAGCGTGAGCGAAGACTTAGAAGTGGATTGGAGCCTCTTTGACGGGTTTGCAGATGGGTTGGGGGTGGCCGAAGCCATTTCCTACGTGGATCCTCAATTTCTCACATACATGGCACTTGAAGAACGCCTGGCCCAGGCGATGGAAACAGCCCTCGCGCACTTAGAGTCTCTCGCAGTGGACGTGGAGGTGGCCAATCCACCTGCGAGCAAGGAGAGCATCGACACTCTTCCCGAGATCCTGGTCACTGAAGATCACAGTGCAGTGGGGCAGGAAATGTGTTGCCCCATCTGCTGTAGTGAATATGTGAAGGGGGAGGTGGCAACTGAGCTGCCATGCCACCACTATTTCCACAAGCCGTGCGTGTCCATCTGGCTTCAGAAGTCAGGCACCTGCCCCGTGTGCCGCTGCatgttccctcccccactctaa
- the PJA1 gene encoding E3 ubiquitin-protein ligase Praja-1 isoform X2, which translates to MGQESSKPVWPKPSGGYQSNTGRRYGRRHAYVSFRPSMSHQERISSQRKTTSEVPMHRSAPSQTTKRSRSPFSTTRRSWEDSESSGTSLNVDNEDYSRYPPREYRASGSRRGMAYGHVDSFGADDSEEEGAGPVDRVPVRGKTGKFKDEKPYDPEKGARALAGVPPQFSSFNRDVREELDKVDPAPVVRRSASRAEFLQPNSMAPQMSAEGKVATTGDSLERERREQNLPAHPIRAPVSICGGGENTPKSVEEPVVRPKIRNLASPNCVKPKIFFDTDDDDDMPHSTSRWRDSANADEGHANGRGRRGRVESLSGFSEPKYPEEKRDARNDQVKPEKVPRRRRTMADPDFWTYSDDYYKYYEEDSDSDKEWTAALRRKYRGREQNLSSSGESWETLPGKEEHEPDQVKVNSSAGASPSASASANSSSSNELEEVRGPPLQEEEQASPEEGEVPWLQYNENETSSEGDNDSGQEFLQPGVFMLDGNNNLEDDSSVSEDLEVDWSLFDGFADGLGVAEAISYVDPQFLTYMALEERLAQAMETALAHLESLAVDVEVANPPASKESIDTLPEILVTEDHSAVGQEMCCPICCSEYVKGEVATELPCHHYFHKPCVSIWLQKSGTCPVCRCMFPPPL; encoded by the coding sequence ATGGGTCAGGAATCTAGCAAGCCTGTATGGCCCAAGCCATCAGGAGGGTATCAGTCCAATACAGGCAGGAGGTATGGAAGAAGGCATGCTTATGTCAGTTTCAGGCCATCCATGAGCCACCAGGAAAGGATTTCCAGCCAGAGAAAGACGACATCTGAAGTCCCAATGCACAGATCAGCCCCCAGTCAAACCACCAAGAGGAGCCGGTCACCATTTTCCACCACTCGTCGTAGTTGGGAAGACAGTGAGAGCTCGGGAACCAGCCTGAATGTTGATAATGAGGACTACTCCAGGTACCCACCGAGAGAGTACAGGGCCTCGGGTAGCAGAAGAGGAATGGCTTATGGACACGTTGACTCTTTCGGGGCAGATGATAgtgaggaggagggggctgggcctgTTGACCGAGTGCCAGTTAGAGGGAAAACTGGCAAGTTTAAAGATGAGAAGCCGTATGACCCAGAGAAAGGGGCAAGAGCTTTGGCTGGGGTGCCCCCACAGTTCTCTAGCTTTAACCGTGATGTGAGAGAGGAGCTTGACAAGGTAGACCCAGCCCCTGTGGTGAGACGCTCTGCTAGCAGAGCAGAGTTCCTGCAGCCAAATAGCATGGCTCCTCAGATGTCCGCTGAAGGCAAGGTGGCAACCACTGGTGACAGcctggagagggagagacgggAGCAGAATTTACCTGCACATCCCATCAGGGCTCCTGTGAGTATTTGTGGTGGTGGGGAAAACACCCCAAAGAGTGTGGAGGAGCCAGTGGTGAGGCCCAAAATCAGAAATCTGGCAAGTCCAAACTGCGTGAAGCCAAAGATATTTTTTGatactgatgatgatgatgatatgcCACACAGTACTTCCAGGTGGAGGGATTCTGCCAATGCTGATGAAGGCCATGCCAATGGCCGAGGCAGAAGAGGCAGAGTCGAGAGTTTAAGTGGCTTCTCTGAGCCAAAGTACCCTGAGGAGAAGAGGGATGCCAGGAATGACCAAGTGAAGCCGGAAAAGGTGCCAAGACGACGACGAACCATGGCCGACCCTGACTTCTGGACGTACAGCGATGATTACTACAAATACTATGAGGAAGACTCTGACAGTGACAAAGAGTGGACTGCTGCTCTGCGTCGGAAGTATCGAGGCCGAGAGCAAAATCTGTCATCCAGTGGCGAAAGCTGGGAGACTCTGCCAGGGAAAGAAGAGCATGAACCTGATCAAGTCAAAGTGAATTCCAGTGCTGGTGCCAGCCCCAGTGCTAGTGCCAGTGCGAACAGCAGTAGCAGCAATGAACTTGAAGAAGTTCGGGGACCACCTCTTCAAGAAGAGGAGCAGGCATCCCCAGAAGAAGGAGAGGTTCCTTGGCTCCAGTACAATGAAAATGAGACCAGCAGCGAGGGGGATAATGATTCTGGTCAGGAGTTTCTGCAGCCAGGAGTATTCATGCTGGATGGAAACAACAACCTTGAAGATGATTCCAGCGTGAGCGAAGACTTAGAAGTGGATTGGAGCCTCTTTGACGGGTTTGCAGATGGGTTGGGGGTGGCCGAAGCCATTTCCTACGTGGATCCTCAATTTCTCACATACATGGCACTTGAAGAACGCCTGGCCCAGGCGATGGAAACAGCCCTCGCGCACTTAGAGTCTCTCGCAGTGGACGTGGAGGTGGCCAATCCACCTGCGAGCAAGGAGAGCATCGACACTCTTCCCGAGATCCTGGTCACTGAAGATCACAGTGCAGTGGGGCAGGAAATGTGTTGCCCCATCTGCTGTAGTGAATATGTGAAGGGGGAGGTGGCAACTGAGCTGCCATGCCACCACTATTTCCACAAGCCGTGCGTGTCCATCTGGCTTCAGAAGTCAGGCACCTGCCCCGTGTGCCGCTGCatgttccctcccccactctaa